Proteins encoded together in one Thermococcus barophilus MP window:
- a CDS encoding creatininase family protein, translating into MYMENLTWDEFNEIKKKIDTVILPIGSVEAHGKHLPLGTDVFAPVEIAKRVEAKLREKGKEILIAPPIWYGHSFVLDVFPGTINVKADTLRRYVRDVMAEFAEEGFRKIILLNGHGGNYYPLVEAAEEVARRYNVEVWLINWWIDFREDILSICSSQGHAGEDETSVILAIKPELVKMEKAEGEKRTSKVRKIRKDIALELFPNGVNDDPRGATKEKGEAILEVISKKIARFILED; encoded by the coding sequence ATGTACATGGAAAATTTGACATGGGATGAATTTAATGAGATCAAGAAGAAAATCGACACTGTAATTCTGCCGATTGGGAGTGTTGAGGCTCATGGAAAGCATTTGCCTCTTGGCACTGATGTCTTTGCTCCAGTTGAAATAGCAAAGAGGGTTGAAGCTAAGCTGAGGGAGAAAGGAAAAGAAATCCTAATTGCACCTCCAATCTGGTATGGGCATAGTTTTGTTCTCGATGTCTTTCCAGGAACTATAAACGTTAAAGCAGACACCCTGAGGAGATACGTTAGAGACGTTATGGCAGAATTTGCAGAAGAAGGTTTCAGAAAAATCATCTTGCTAAATGGGCATGGTGGAAACTATTATCCGCTTGTTGAAGCTGCTGAAGAGGTTGCCAGGAGATACAATGTTGAAGTGTGGCTGATAAACTGGTGGATTGACTTTAGGGAAGACATTCTGAGCATATGCTCTTCTCAAGGTCATGCTGGAGAAGACGAGACATCCGTTATTCTGGCAATAAAGCCGGAATTAGTTAAAATGGAAAAAGCTGAAGGCGAAAAGAGAACTTCAAAAGTCAGAAAAATTAGAAAGGATATAGCTCTTGAACTGTTTCCAAATGGCGTAAATGATGATCCAAGAGGTGCAACAAAAGAGAAGGGTGAGGCAATTTTAGAGGTTATCAGCAAAAAAATTGCCCGCTTCATCTTGGAAGATTGA
- a CDS encoding glycosyltransferase family 4 protein, producing the protein MRIALVSDWYYPKIGGVASHMHHLALKLREMGHEVAIITNNRETGKETELEEKGIRLIKIPGVVSPILEVNITYSLKSTRELNEFLKEFDVVHSHHAFTPLALKAAKAGREMGKATLLTTHSISFAHESKLWEALGLTFPMFSNYLKYPHKIIAVSKAAKAFIEHFTDTPIEIIPNGVDDKLFTPKWDKERIKAEFGIDNKVVLYVSRMSYRKGPHVLLNAFSEIEDATLVMVGSGEMLPFLRAQAKFLRIEDRVRFLGYVDSKMLPKIFGMADVFVLPSITAEAFGIVILEAMASGLPVIATDVGGIPEIVRESESGLLVPPGNELELRKAIQKLLLDDNLREWFGNNGRRAVEERYSWDKVAKQIEKTYEDILSKI; encoded by the coding sequence ATGAGGATAGCTCTTGTTAGCGATTGGTATTATCCAAAAATCGGCGGCGTTGCAAGCCATATGCACCATCTGGCATTAAAGCTTAGAGAAATGGGACATGAGGTTGCGATTATTACAAACAACAGAGAGACAGGAAAAGAAACTGAGCTGGAAGAAAAGGGAATTAGACTCATAAAAATCCCCGGCGTAGTGAGCCCAATTCTTGAGGTGAATATCACATACAGTCTGAAATCAACAAGGGAGCTCAATGAATTTCTAAAAGAGTTTGACGTTGTTCACTCCCATCATGCATTTACACCACTGGCATTAAAAGCGGCAAAAGCTGGGAGAGAGATGGGAAAGGCAACCCTCCTAACAACCCACAGTATTTCCTTTGCCCATGAATCAAAGCTCTGGGAGGCTTTGGGCTTAACGTTCCCCATGTTCAGCAATTATCTGAAGTATCCCCATAAGATAATTGCAGTTAGCAAGGCTGCCAAAGCATTTATAGAGCATTTCACGGATACTCCAATAGAGATCATTCCAAACGGCGTTGATGATAAGCTTTTTACACCAAAATGGGATAAAGAGAGGATTAAAGCTGAATTTGGGATTGATAACAAGGTTGTGCTGTATGTAAGCAGGATGAGCTATCGAAAAGGTCCCCACGTTCTTCTCAATGCCTTCTCGGAAATTGAAGATGCAACTTTGGTCATGGTGGGCTCTGGAGAAATGCTTCCATTCTTAAGAGCACAAGCAAAGTTCTTGAGGATTGAGGATAGGGTTAGGTTTTTGGGATACGTAGATAGCAAGATGTTACCAAAGATTTTTGGGATGGCAGATGTTTTTGTTCTTCCCTCAATAACAGCCGAGGCATTTGGAATTGTGATCTTGGAGGCAATGGCATCGGGTTTGCCGGTTATCGCAACAGATGTAGGGGGAATTCCTGAAATTGTGAGAGAGAGTGAAAGTGGGCTTTTGGTCCCTCCGGGTAATGAACTTGAGCTGAGAAAGGCCATTCAAAAGCTTCTCCTTGATGATAATCTTAGAGAATGGTTTGGGAATAACGGAAGGAGAGCTGTGGAGGAAAGGTATTCCTGGGACAAGGTTGCGAAGCAGATTGAAAAAACTTATGAGGATATTCTGTCAAAAATCTGA
- a CDS encoding lysylphosphatidylglycerol synthase transmembrane domain-containing protein: MNKSRVFTLIALLISLAYLYKNINVSELGLALKAASCKYILMALVLSVFTLLLSSLRWYLFLREVQGTNFKKTLKAFLSGYYLITILPPSVGHMAKVKLVGGDYFKALSSLVIGLSTEFLVVLSFALIFVGFTKVGIFGLILILVALIYEKGIYQVLDSLLKFWESVGIKGLILTLRSYLERIHMGWSEAKENRVVLLISFLLSAVIIFLQVFGIITVGKAFNLEISVKQALYGFLMSILFASVSGIPAGFGANEFGLVLGIGASTKATITAFIYKFLFQYMYSIIGAVVFYGALGEGDKK; encoded by the coding sequence ATGAATAAGAGCCGGGTGTTTACTCTAATTGCTCTCTTAATTTCACTCGCATACCTATACAAAAACATCAATGTCAGTGAGCTTGGGTTAGCTCTAAAAGCTGCTTCCTGTAAGTATATTCTCATGGCGCTTGTGCTTTCGGTTTTTACCCTGCTTTTATCGTCTCTCAGATGGTACTTGTTTTTAAGGGAGGTTCAAGGAACGAATTTTAAGAAAACACTTAAAGCTTTCTTGAGTGGTTATTACTTAATAACTATCCTCCCCCCAAGTGTGGGTCATATGGCAAAAGTTAAACTCGTTGGGGGAGATTATTTCAAAGCTCTCTCTTCTCTTGTAATTGGGCTGAGCACAGAATTTTTGGTGGTCCTTTCATTTGCACTTATTTTTGTTGGCTTTACAAAGGTTGGAATTTTCGGATTGATTCTTATTTTGGTTGCTCTCATTTATGAAAAGGGTATATACCAAGTTCTTGATTCCCTGCTGAAGTTTTGGGAAAGTGTCGGAATTAAAGGATTAATCCTGACTCTGAGAAGTTATTTAGAGCGGATACATATGGGATGGAGTGAAGCAAAAGAGAACAGAGTGGTTCTTCTGATATCTTTTCTGCTCTCTGCAGTGATAATTTTCCTCCAGGTTTTTGGTATTATCACAGTTGGAAAAGCGTTCAATTTAGAAATTTCAGTGAAGCAGGCTTTATATGGGTTCCTGATGAGCATCCTCTTTGCTTCCGTCAGCGGCATTCCCGCAGGCTTTGGAGCAAATGAGTTTGGGCTTGTTCTTGGAATCGGGGCTTCCACTAAGGCAACAATAACCGCATTTATTTATAAATTTCTTTTTCAGTACATGTACTCGATAATAGGTGCAGTGGTGTTTTACGGGGCTTTGGGTGAGGGTGATAAGAAATGA
- a CDS encoding UbiA prenyltransferase family protein: protein MLRAMIKNTRIIDGKSFIGMGLLGLVISFKYNPDFKDAVLVLISLILYVAYAFAINNCFDVDTDLVNPQKRDKNPIANGELTFKNGIISSAVIGFLGILFAAFLGREELLIYVSMVLLATLYSAPPRLKALPVLDVVSHGIFFGAMPFFYGAFFDGVLTKYEIVIGLALLLYSFAMELRNHLEDYESDLAANLKTTPIVIGKALSEKLVVVFSGISIALLLAALNIPFGAFGIMIVGVRANYRTLDAVVIFLLALHALRVLLGA from the coding sequence ATGTTACGAGCCATGATAAAAAACACCAGGATAATCGACGGTAAATCTTTCATAGGGATGGGGTTGCTTGGATTGGTGATAAGCTTCAAGTATAACCCTGATTTCAAAGATGCTGTATTGGTTTTAATATCCCTGATACTGTATGTTGCATATGCCTTTGCCATCAATAACTGCTTCGATGTAGACACCGATTTAGTGAATCCTCAGAAGAGAGATAAAAACCCAATTGCTAATGGAGAGCTTACCTTTAAAAATGGGATCATATCTTCAGCTGTAATTGGGTTTTTGGGGATACTATTTGCGGCTTTCCTTGGGCGCGAAGAACTTTTGATTTATGTCTCAATGGTGCTATTAGCTACTCTCTACTCAGCACCACCAAGACTTAAAGCACTGCCTGTGTTAGATGTAGTGTCTCACGGAATATTCTTCGGAGCGATGCCATTCTTCTATGGCGCATTTTTTGACGGGGTTCTAACAAAATATGAAATCGTGATCGGTTTGGCTCTTCTACTTTATTCGTTTGCGATGGAGCTGAGAAATCATCTTGAAGACTATGAAAGTGACTTAGCGGCAAATTTAAAAACGACCCCAATTGTCATCGGCAAAGCTTTATCAGAAAAGCTTGTTGTGGTATTTTCAGGTATCTCAATAGCCCTGCTCTTAGCTGCCCTAAATATTCCCTTTGGGGCATTTGGCATCATGATTGTGGGTGTTAGGGCAAATTATAGAACCCTTGATGCAGTTGTAATTTTTCTTTTAGCTCTGCATGCTTTAAGGGTATTACTGGGTGCGTAA
- a CDS encoding helix-turn-helix domain-containing protein has product MEEMLKAFTNTLEKFKLTRSEIRIYSLLLKEQLTPRQIAKKLGLSERIVREKLQHLLELGLVERELISRGWIGYLYKAKAPNEALDSLLSKMEELIKSLKKEANRMI; this is encoded by the coding sequence ATGGAAGAAATGTTGAAAGCCTTCACAAACACACTTGAAAAATTCAAGCTCACCCGTTCGGAAATTAGAATATACTCCCTCCTCCTAAAAGAGCAGTTGACACCAAGGCAGATAGCGAAAAAGCTTGGTTTGTCCGAAAGAATCGTCAGGGAAAAGCTTCAGCATCTCCTTGAGCTTGGACTGGTGGAAAGAGAGCTTATAAGCAGGGGATGGATTGGATACCTATACAAAGCAAAGGCACCAAATGAGGCTCTTGATTCTCTCCTTTCTAAAATGGAAGAGCTGATAAAAAGTCTTAAAAAAGAAGCTAATAGGATGATCTAA
- the speE gene encoding polyamine aminopropyltransferase: MHFIEWYPRGYGVAFKIKEKLFETQSSYQRIEIYETEGFGKLLVLEGTVQLVEQGEESYHEPLVHPVMLAHPNPRKVLIIGGGDGGTLREVLKHKTVEKAIMVEIDEMVVEISKIYLGIDRGAFDDPRAEVVIGDGVEYIKRAEEKFDVIIIDSTDPVGPAKQLFSEEFYRHAYEVLNSEGILITQSGSVYLFTNELLDAYSAMKSVFDRVYYFSFPVIGYASPWSFLVGIKGSIDFEKIDMNRAKELELVYYDPERHETLFQMPKYVKELLEGKLKL; encoded by the coding sequence ATGCATTTCATAGAATGGTACCCAAGAGGTTACGGAGTTGCATTCAAAATCAAGGAGAAACTGTTTGAGACCCAGAGCTCATATCAGAGAATTGAGATTTATGAAACTGAAGGATTTGGGAAGCTTTTGGTTTTGGAAGGAACAGTCCAGCTTGTGGAGCAGGGAGAGGAGAGCTATCATGAGCCGCTTGTTCATCCCGTAATGCTCGCTCATCCCAACCCAAGGAAAGTTCTTATCATTGGAGGTGGCGATGGGGGAACCTTGAGAGAGGTCTTAAAGCACAAAACTGTTGAAAAAGCCATTATGGTTGAAATCGACGAAATGGTTGTTGAGATTTCAAAGATTTATCTCGGCATTGATAGAGGAGCATTTGATGACCCAAGGGCAGAGGTTGTCATTGGTGATGGAGTTGAGTACATCAAAAGAGCAGAAGAAAAGTTTGATGTGATAATAATTGATTCAACTGATCCAGTTGGGCCAGCAAAACAGCTCTTCAGCGAAGAATTCTACAGACATGCGTACGAAGTGCTGAATTCTGAAGGAATACTAATAACTCAATCAGGTAGCGTTTATCTCTTTACAAATGAGCTTTTGGATGCCTACAGTGCCATGAAGAGTGTGTTTGATAGGGTTTATTATTTCAGCTTTCCAGTTATAGGTTATGCCTCCCCGTGGAGCTTCTTAGTTGGAATTAAAGGCAGCATTGACTTTGAAAAAATAGATATGAATAGGGCGAAAGAGCTTGAGCTTGTTTACTATGACCCAGAAAGGCATGAAACCTTGTTCCAAATGCCAAAATATGTTAAAGAACTTCTTGAAGGAAAGCTCAAGCTTTAG